A genome region from Planctomycetota bacterium includes the following:
- the rplM gene encoding 50S ribosomal protein L13 — protein sequence MRGTAQKSFLAGAKTHVREWFVVDAKDQVLGRLATRVAMVLMGKHKPTYTPFLDTGDFVVVVNADKVRLTGKKPLQKVYKRFSGYPGGQKEVPFAVEFAKHPEEVVRHAVLDMLPRGTLGRQQIQKLKVYRGADHPHKAQQPKPLEIK from the coding sequence ATGAGAGGCACAGCGCAGAAGTCGTTTCTCGCCGGCGCCAAGACCCACGTGCGCGAGTGGTTCGTCGTGGACGCGAAGGATCAGGTTCTGGGCCGACTCGCCACGCGCGTGGCCATGGTGCTCATGGGCAAGCACAAGCCCACGTATACGCCGTTCCTGGACACGGGGGACTTTGTCGTCGTCGTCAACGCGGACAAGGTCCGGCTGACGGGGAAGAAGCCCCTTCAGAAGGTGTACAAGCGCTTCTCGGGATATCCGGGAGGCCAGAAGGAGGTCCCCTTCGCCGTCGAGTTCGCCAAGCATCCCGAGGAGGTCGTGCGCCACGCGGTGCTGGACATGCTTCCCCGGGGGACGCTCGGGCGCCAGCAGATTCAGAAGCTCAAGGTGTACCGCGGGGCGGATCATCCCCATAAGGCCCAGCAGCCCAAGCCGCTG